Proteins co-encoded in one Aspergillus flavus chromosome 2, complete sequence genomic window:
- a CDS encoding translation machinery-associated protein 7 (coiled-coil domain-containing protein, putative), whose translation MGGASREGGKVKPLKAAKKEKKELDEDDLAFKEKQRAEAKAKKELLDKAKGKGPLNTGSQGIKKSGKK comes from the exons atggGCGGTGCAAGCAGAGAAG GTGGCAAGGTCAAGCCTTTGAAGGCtgccaagaaggaaaagaaggagctcgatgaggatgacctCGCATTTAAGGAAAAGCAGAGAGCTG aggccaaggccaagaaggagtTGTTGGACAAGGCCAAGGGCAAGGGCCCATTGAACACTGGTTCTCAGGGCATCAAGAAGTCGGGAAAGAAAT